DNA sequence from the Bacillota bacterium genome:
ATAAACGCCGCGGCTGCGGTCAATGTCGCGACTCGCCGCCGGTAGAAAGGAGATGAGTATTTATGGCGGTTCCCATAACCGCTGGAATAGATATTGGTTCATTATCAACAGAAGTCGTAATCCTTCAGGGGGATAAGGTTCTCTCATATTCTATCCAGCCAACCGGGGCAAATGGCTATAGGGCCGCAGAAACCGCCATGGATATTGCGCTCGAGAAGGCTGGACTTTCCCTGGGAGATATTGCAGGTTGCGTTGCTACTGGTTATGGCAGGATCAACGCGCCCTATACTGATAAGAGAGTCACGGAGATCACCTGTCATGCCCGTGGAGCGCACTTCCTCTTCCCGGAAACCCGTACCATCATTGATATCGGAGGGCAGGACAGCAAGGTAATTCAGGTAAACAAGGCAGGCAAGGTCGTTGACTTTGTCATGAATGACAAGTGCGCTGCCGGCACCGGACGATTCCTGGAGGTTATGGCCAGAGCGCTGGAGGTCGACCTGGAGGATATGGGGCCATTGGGCGAGAGATCCCGGAAGAAACTCGTCATTAGCAGCATGTGCACAGTATTTGCGGAATCCGAAGTGGTATCGCTCATTGCCCGTGGTGAGGCAAAACACGATATCATACGCGCTATACACGATGCAGTCGCGGAGCGCGTATATGGCCAGGTGGAGCGAATCGGAAACATTGCTCCGATCACGATGACAGGAGGAGTCGCCAAGAATATCGGCGTAGTCAATAGTCTAAACAGGCTTCTCGGCGTCAGGATGAATTTGCCAGAGGAACCTCAAATCATAGGGGCCCTCGGCGCCGCTCTAATAGCTGCCGGAATCTGAGGAACCTGTTGACTGTTAAATGATCATATATTGCTCGCCTCGTGTCCTCAGGGCCGAATAGCTCCATCACCTCCTGAGCATGCTACGTTTTAGGGCATAGCTACGGAGGTGATGAGATGAGCCGTCGTGATATTGAGTATCCGGAGAATACGCCGGATATGCCGGACAATGCTGAGGAATCCATAAAATGCCCCCAGTGCGGAAATTTGGTCGGGATCACGGAATTTCAAGCACAGCAGGCAGTTACATGTCCCATTTGCGGGACGACCACCAATCTGAGGTTGCATAAGAAATTTGGAGGATCAAACGAGGAATACTGACCGTCATTTCAAGGCCGCTCCATAGGATATGAGGAAGTCCCCCGCAATGCCGCGGGGGACTCGATATTTGTATCTTACCGCGCCCGGCGCGCTGAATTCAATATCCCAACAATATGCCGGACTCAGACATTGTTGTCTTTTCGTGAGGTTATCAATTGAAGCATGGCTCTAGCCACAACCTCTGGGCCCTCTGTTTCATATCCGGGGATTCCGAGGCGTGTGCGAATCTGGCCGACAAAGACCTGGCTCGAGAAGGCAGCTTCAAAATGCCTGGATGCCAGTTCCTCATGGAGCTCCCGGTACTGCGGCGGTCCGAAGATGTTGGCAAAGTAACTATGGACAAGCCCTGTCGCGGTTGTGGTTCCCTTCGCCATGGCAGTCCCTTCCCTGAAGACTCGCATTGCCTCATTCAGATCAACAAAACGTTCTACAACAGGATGAAGCTCGTCGACTTCCTCATAATTATTGGCATAGAGTAAGTAATCTACCCTATAGCCATGGAGCACCTCATCCAGAGTGGTCACAGGAATGACCACTCGCGCGTTCACTTTCTGCGGGCTCATGATTATCGCCCGGTCTATCTGCCCGAAGGCATATCCAGGACTCAAGTCATCGAGCCGTACGAATGCGCCTATTTCGGTGCCATAGCCCCTGAGGCGTCCATCTTCATCGACTTCCAATGACCCCATATCATCAGCGATTATCCGCAGCAGGCGTATTTGATCCTCTCCCAGTACACGAAAGGCCTCCAGAGTCTCGGATTTTCCGGTTGCTGTATCACCGATGATAACGATGTTTGCCTCGGCTCCACTTTTGAGGCATATCCGAGTCATTGCCCCGTGAAATGGCATCCTCTTCAGCTTTTTCATGACATATATATTGTGCAGCGTCAGGATCATTTTCTTCAAATAACCAAAATATCCATATTTGTCTTCACAGGGCACTGCAGCGACAAGCTGAGAAGCGTTTCCGTCCTCATAGAATACCGTTGGAAGCTCGCCGAATCTTCTCATTGCTTCAGGAGGCGCGCCGAAGAGATAGATTGCATCAGGTCCCCGAGCGATCTGCTCATCAGATGCCAACTCAAACAAGTTGGCGAGGGAACACCCCAGCCCCATGAATTGGCGATGGAAATAGACGAAGACTATGACCGGCCCCACCTGGGCAGGGTAACATAGCCATTCATCTGACTCAAGTTTGATGTCGTCGAGGGGATTCTCGGCGACCTTTTTAAACTGGCCCGTCCGTTTGTTCATTGGCGGGTCAATGATCAGCGGCGGATCGATCAAGACCTGCCTTATGAATGGTATATGGCGCAGAACTTCATAGCAGCCTCCAGGACATGGCCATTTCTTGGGCGCGGCGATCAGGCCGACCTGCGCCCCTGCCGCAACCTGGCGGTAGATCCTCGGATGATCTCCAGTTATGTTTTCCTGGATATCCCGGTATGCTGCTCTCACCAGGTCGGTCAGGAGCCCAATCGTGTCGTTGAATGTACGGTATGGCCTGGAATCCAGCCTCCTCCCGCCGATTTCTGAATAGCACACAAGAAAACGGTCAAAACGTCTCCAGTAATTGTAGAGCTCCTCCACGAATTCGTTGAGCAGCTTCGGCTTCTTCAGAAGGGGCGCAGCTTCCGGGACCAGCCGGACGGCTTGATCTAGTGGGAGCTGGCCGAGGGCACGCAGCAGGGAGATGATGGATCTTTCACTGTTCGCGCCCGGCGCTGGAAGGACGTCGGAGCCATTCGGTTCCTGTTCGACATCTCTTAGGACATCTAGGAAAGGAGAATCCTTTTCCCTGAGTTCTTCTACGAAGTTGTGAACTATAGAAGAAAAAAGATTGCTATTGAGGAGTTCCTTCGTATTACTGCATATCTCTCCATCGTTCTTCAATATAATCTGGCGCGGCGACCAGACGATTTGCGTAAGCGACAAGACTCTCAACCCCTTCGCATAGGCACCTGGGTTCATTTGTTTTCATCTAGGATAGCTTATTTCCCCGACGAAAACAAGTAGCGCGGACAATTTACGAGAGTAATCGGGCTGTCACCTTTGGTGAGATTATGGTAGACTATAGAGCAAGGAGCCTAGGGGCTGTGGTAAGCCCGGGAAATAGGATGAGGTGGTATTACGTTCCCCGTGGATCCTTTCATATTAATGAGCTTGTCTATAGGCGCGGCGGGTCTTTTTGAGCAAATCAAGCATGAGCGGGCCATAAGGGCGATTCCGATTCGAGTGCATGTAAATGGCACACGAGGTAAATCTAGTGTCACTAGACTGATTGCAGCAGCCCTGAGGGGCGGCGGGATGAAAGTGCTGGCCAAGACCACAGGTTCGGCCGCCAGGATGATCTTGCCCGATGGTGAGGAAGTGCCGCTAGTCAGGCGAGGGCCCGCTACGATCCTGGAATATATACCGGTTCTCCGAGAGGCGGCAAGGCGGCATGTGGATGCGGCAGTCATTGAATGCATGGCAGTAAGGCCTGAATATCAGTGGTTCGCTCAGCACCGTCTCATCAAGGCGACCCATCTTGTCATCACCAATACCAGGCAAGACCATATGAGCGAGATGGGTTCGACTGAGGAAGAGATCGCGAGATCCTTATGCACGACCGTCCCACAGGGCGGGATCGTCTTCACGACAGAGAGATCGAACCTGACACTCATTCGCCAGGAAGCGCAAAGACTGGGGAGCGCTGTCTTGATCCCTGATGATCTTGGCTATCCATCAGGGAATTCTGATGTTGTGCGACAACTTGTGCAGAACCTTCCTTACCCCGAGTTTGAGGAAAATATAAGCCTTGCTTTGGCCGTAGCCAGATGCCTTGGCATCCCGGAGCATGATGCTGTAGAGGGAATGATGCTTGTAAAGCCCGATCCCGGGGCCTTGAAGATAATAGAGTGCGACTGGCCTCAAATGGGGGTTCGCTCCTATTTTATAAGCGCTTTTGCCGCAAACGATGTCCAATCAGCAGAGACAGTGGTAAGACGGGTATATGAGATCCTAGGATTGGACAGGCTCCCCCTTTTCGGAATCCTCAACTGCAGATCTGATCGTGTCGATAGAACCATCCAATGGATGAAGGCCATATCACAAGGCCGATTTCGGATATTTAGGGGTGTTATCGGGATAGGCCCGGATAGTCATCGCCTCAAGACCCTCCTGCCCGTCAGCCGGAGGGAAGGGTGGGACCTTGATATTTTGGGGAACGCCTCTGCCGGCATGGTAATGAATGTGCTTCAAGGAAAAATGGCTTCAGGTGGGGGTGCCTTTGGGCTCGGCAATATATCCGGCATCGGGATGAGTCTGGTAAATTTGTGGGAGAGGATGGGCAGATCCTTGGCGTGGAAACCTTGATCGGGGTAGGCGCTATATGTAGTATTCTGGTGACTGAGCTATTTCATATTTCGCCCGGGGGCCTTATAATTCCGGGTTACCTGTTGGTCTGTTCAAGGCATCCCTTGTGGCTGCTCGCTCCAGTTGGGGTGGCGTTCATCGCAATGGAATCGTACAAGATTCTGTCGCGCCACATTCTATTGTTTGGCCGGCGGAAATTTTCAGCTATGGTGATAATTGGGATGCTAGTGTGGGGTATAGCTATAAGAATCCTGGCGAATTGGGTGGATTTGACCAGGTTGCCCGGGCCTGAATGGAGCATCGTCGCATATTTCGCGCCTGGGCTCATGGCTTCGGATATGGAGCGGCAGGGGGTAGTGAAGACTCTCATATCAGCCATAGCCGCTGTGGCGCTTCTCAAGGCCGCGCTGATGATATTTGGGTTCCTCGTTCCAGCCATATGATCCTTTATTCTGCGGGATTTGGCTCCATTCTTGGATGCCTGATGGCCTTTTTTTGCCACCTTCCCGTCCGGTAGTAGAGCCAGCTGAGGATAACTCCCACAACCGGGCTCGAGGCTACAGCCATCCAAATGCCGCGGACGCCAAGGGCAGGCATGGACGATAGATAGCGCGCCAATGGCACGCGGACGAACCAAAGTCCAGCCATGGTGTTGATCATCCCCGGAACAGTGTCTCCTGCTCCCCTCATCACGCCATTCAAAGTGAACATAATAGCCATGGGCAAATACGAAAGGCTGACTGTCCTGAGATAGCTTGCCCCAAGTTGAAGCACTTCACGGTCCGTGGTGAAGATCGATAGTAGGGAGCGCGGAACGGTCACCATGACAAGCGTCATAAAAAGGGAGACGGCGGACACTATGCGTATGCTGGCCCTCACTGTCTCCCGTACTCGCTCGTGTTTACCGGCTCCCAGGTTTTGTCCCACAAGGGATGACACGGCCAGGCTAAAAGTCATCGCCGGCAGAAATGCGAATTGATCCAGGCGTAGGCCTACCCCGTAGGCCGCGACCACGTTCTTGCCAAATGAATTCACTATGGAGCTTACTGCAAGCCCAGCGAGCGAGACCACAAGCTGTTGGGCCCCGGCAGGGAGGCCGATCTTGAACAGGTTCTTTATAAGATATAGATCAAATCCGCGAAAGTTGACGTGGATTTTTATCTTGTTTACCCGGGCGATATGCCTGAAACCGAGGAAGGCCGATATGGCCTGCGCTATCACTGTCGCTA
Encoded proteins:
- a CDS encoding 2-hydroxyglutaryl-CoA dehydratase; its protein translation is MAVPITAGIDIGSLSTEVVILQGDKVLSYSIQPTGANGYRAAETAMDIALEKAGLSLGDIAGCVATGYGRINAPYTDKRVTEITCHARGAHFLFPETRTIIDIGGQDSKVIQVNKAGKVVDFVMNDKCAAGTGRFLEVMARALEVDLEDMGPLGERSRKKLVISSMCTVFAESEVVSLIARGEAKHDIIRAIHDAVAERVYGQVERIGNIAPITMTGGVAKNIGVVNSLNRLLGVRMNLPEEPQIIGALGAALIAAGI
- the pgsB gene encoding poly-gamma-glutamate synthase PgsB — encoded protein: MSLSIGAAGLFEQIKHERAIRAIPIRVHVNGTRGKSSVTRLIAAALRGGGMKVLAKTTGSAARMILPDGEEVPLVRRGPATILEYIPVLREAARRHVDAAVIECMAVRPEYQWFAQHRLIKATHLVITNTRQDHMSEMGSTEEEIARSLCTTVPQGGIVFTTERSNLTLIRQEAQRLGSAVLIPDDLGYPSGNSDVVRQLVQNLPYPEFEENISLALAVARCLGIPEHDAVEGMMLVKPDPGALKIIECDWPQMGVRSYFISAFAANDVQSAETVVRRVYEILGLDRLPLFGILNCRSDRVDRTIQWMKAISQGRFRIFRGVIGIGPDSHRLKTLLPVSRREGWDLDILGNASAGMVMNVLQGKMASGGGAFGLGNISGIGMSLVNLWERMGRSLAWKP
- a CDS encoding MATE family efflux transporter encodes the protein MDFTEGSIPNHLIRFSIPMLLGNLLQTFYNTVDSIWVGRFLGPGALAAVSVSAPIIFSLIAVAMGLTMATTVLVAQFKGARQQDLMELTIDNSIMLLTIVAVAVSILGIALNRQILELVNTPAEIFEMASEYLVVFLAGLTFMFLYNIIGAILRGMGDSRTPLIFLAYATLLNIVLDPIMIFGIWPFPRMGVTGAALATVIAQAISAFLGFRHIARVNKIKIHVNFRGFDLYLIKNLFKIGLPAGAQQLVVSLAGLAVSSIVNSFGKNVVAAYGVGLRLDQFAFLPAMTFSLAVSSLVGQNLGAGKHERVRETVRASIRIVSAVSLFMTLVMVTVPRSLLSIFTTDREVLQLGASYLRTVSLSYLPMAIMFTLNGVMRGAGDTVPGMINTMAGLWFVRVPLARYLSSMPALGVRGIWMAVASSPVVGVILSWLYYRTGRWQKKAIRHPRMEPNPAE
- a CDS encoding phosphoenolpyruvate carboxykinase, translated to MNPGAYAKGLRVLSLTQIVWSPRQIILKNDGEICSNTKELLNSNLFSSIVHNFVEELREKDSPFLDVLRDVEQEPNGSDVLPAPGANSERSIISLLRALGQLPLDQAVRLVPEAAPLLKKPKLLNEFVEELYNYWRRFDRFLVCYSEIGGRRLDSRPYRTFNDTIGLLTDLVRAAYRDIQENITGDHPRIYRQVAAGAQVGLIAAPKKWPCPGGCYEVLRHIPFIRQVLIDPPLIIDPPMNKRTGQFKKVAENPLDDIKLESDEWLCYPAQVGPVIVFVYFHRQFMGLGCSLANLFELASDEQIARGPDAIYLFGAPPEAMRRFGELPTVFYEDGNASQLVAAVPCEDKYGYFGYLKKMILTLHNIYVMKKLKRMPFHGAMTRICLKSGAEANIVIIGDTATGKSETLEAFRVLGEDQIRLLRIIADDMGSLEVDEDGRLRGYGTEIGAFVRLDDLSPGYAFGQIDRAIIMSPQKVNARVVIPVTTLDEVLHGYRVDYLLYANNYEEVDELHPVVERFVDLNEAMRVFREGTAMAKGTTTATGLVHSYFANIFGPPQYRELHEELASRHFEAAFSSQVFVGQIRTRLGIPGYETEGPEVVARAMLQLITSRKDNNV